In a single window of the Vitis vinifera cultivar Pinot Noir 40024 chromosome 6, ASM3070453v1 genome:
- the LOC100257005 gene encoding peroxidase 4 precursor encodes MASSSFSIVVVALGVLALFAGSSSAQLSTNFYSKTCPKVFDTVKSGVQSAVSKERRMGASLLRLFFHDCFVNGCDASVLLDDTSSFTGEQTAVPNKNSIRGLNVIDNIKSQVESVCPGVVSCADIIAIAARDSVVILGGPDWDVKLGRRDSKTASLSGANNNIPPPTSSLSNLISKFQAQGLSTRDMVALSGAHTIGQARCTSFRARIYNETNIDSSFAKTRQASCPSASGSGDNNLAPLDLQTPTTFDNYYYKNLINQKGLLHSDQVLYNGGSTDSTVKTYVNNPKTFTSDFVAGMIKMGDITPLTGSEGEIRKSCGKVN; translated from the exons ATGGCTTCCTCTTCTTTCTCCATTGTTGTTGTGGCATTGGGTGTCCTCGCGCTCTTTGCGGGGAGCTCTTCTGCTCAACTCTCGACCAACTTTTACTCTAAAACTTGTCCTAAGGTCTTTGATACTGTGAAATCTGGAGTTCAATCGGCGGTTTCGAAAGAACGCCGCATGGGCGCTTCTCTCCTCCGTCTCTTCTTCCATGATTGCTTTGTCAAT GGCTGCGATGCATCAGTCCTCCTCGACGACACCTCTTCCTTCACTGGCGAGCAGACCGCCGTCCCCAATAAGAACTCCATCAGAGGCCTAAATGTGATCGATAACATAAAGTCGCAGGTGGAGAGCGTGTGCCCTGGTGTAGTCTCCTGTGCCGATATCATAGCCATTGCTGCTCGCGACTCGGTCGTGATT CTTGGAGGGCCCGACTGGGATGTCAAGCTTGGAAGGAGAGATTCCAAAACAGCTAGCCTCTCTGGTGCCAACAACAACATCCCCCCTCCCACTTCTAGCCTCAGCAATCTCATCTCTAAGTTCCAAGCTCAGGGCCTCTCAACCCGGGACATGGTGGCTTTATCTG GAGCACATACAATAGGCCAAGCGAGATGCACCTCCTTCAGGGCCAGGATATACAACGAAACCAACATCGATAGCTCCTTCGCTAAGACAAGGCAAGCGAGCTGCCCGAGTGCTTCTGGTTCAGGAGACAACAACCTGGCACCTCTGGATCTTCAGACCCCTACCACCTTTGACAACTACTACTACAAGAACCTGATCAACCAAAAGGGTCTTCTTCACTCTGATCAAGTTCTCTACAATGGAGGTTCCACTGACTCCACAGTTAAAACCTACGTCAACAACCCAAAGACCTTCACTTCTGACTTTGTTGCCGGAATGATCAAGATGGGTGATATCACTCCACTCACTGGGTCTGAAGGGGAGATCAGGAAGAGCTGTGGGAAGGTGAATTAA
- the LOC100251874 gene encoding biogenesis of lysosome-related organelles complex 1 subunit 1, which translates to MFTQPLPVARARVLSPAEIERPNADPSGLEASLLQLIQDHHQTSLKLRDETEKAKNDAIRTAMRVSDLLVDTVNGGVQEAFINEKRIELESRALTATVIRFAKQTHQWLAASHAINTAIKEIGDFENWMKTMDFDCRSINAAIRNIHQP; encoded by the exons ATGTTTACACAGCCTCTTCCGGTGGCGCGTGCACGCGTGTTGTCTCCCGCTGAGATCGAGAGACCAAATGCAGATCCCAGCGGCTTGGAAGCTTCTCTGCTTCAACTTATCCAGGACCACCACCAAACTTCTCTCAAACTCCGCGATGAAACCG agAAAGCAAAGAACGATGCAATTAGAACAGCGATGAGGGTTTCGGATCTTTTGGTGGATACTGTGAATGGTGGAGTTCAAGAAGCGTTTATTAACGAGAAGCGAATTGAACTCGAAAGCCGAGCATTAACTGCCACCGTCATCCGCTTTGCCAAGCAGACCCATCAATGGCTGGCTGCTTCTCATGCCATCAACACTGCTATAAAG GAAATTGGAGATTTTGAGAACTGGATGAAGACCATGGATTTCGACTGTAGAAGTATCAATGCTGCAATTCGCAACATTCACCAACCATGA
- the LOC100262112 gene encoding LOB domain-containing protein 15 gives MSRERERLFDEVGKKIKRETDHKSSHMGRRQLLGPPGTLNTITPCAACKLLRRRCAEECPFSPYFSPHEPHKFAAVHKVFGASNVSKMLMDVAENQRADAVNSLVFEANLRLRDPVYGCMGAISALQHQVHSLQTELNAVKAEILKYKYREAASTIISSSHAALVSSESDSISAVSLPSSLPPPPLPLPPPTPSVVSSSPPSASSLYTILPSSTTGYSSITSDNIPYFD, from the exons ATGTCCAGAGAAAG GGAGAGATTATTTGATGAAGTAGGAAAGAAGATCAAGAGAGAAACTGATCATAAATCTTCTCATATGGGAAGGAGACAGTTGCTGGGGCCTCCTGGGACCTTGAACACTATCACCCCTTGTGCTGCATGTAAGCTTCTGAGAAGAAGATGTGCTGAAGAGTGCCCTTTCTCCCCCTATTTCTCCCCCCATGAACCTCACAAGTTTGCTGCTGTCCACAAAGTTTTTGGTGCCAGCAACGTCTCCAAGATGCTCATG GATGTTGCAGAGAACCAAAGAGCAGATGCCGTGAACAGCCTGGTTTTTGAAGCAAACTTGAGGCTCAGAGATCCAGTCTATGGATGCATGGGTGCAATCTCAGCTTTACAACATCAAGTTCATTCTCTACAAACCGAACTTAATGCAGTGAAAGCTGAGATACTGAAATACAAGTATAGAGAAGCTGCTTCCACCATCATTTCTTCTAGTCATGCTGCTCTAGTTTCTTCGGAGTCCGATTCGATATCTGCAGTTTCACTGCCATCATCTCTTCCTCCACCTCCTCTACCTCTACCCCCACCCACACCATCAGTTGTTTCTTCTTCACCTCCTTCTGCATCTTCTTTGTATACAATACTGCCTTCAAGCACAACAGGCTATAGCTCTATTACAAGTGATAACATTCCATACTTCGACTGA
- the LOC100262150 gene encoding protein THYLAKOID ASSEMBLY 8-like, chloroplastic: protein MAIRAFSRSKIPIFSAKILQSLIKSPIKESTKFQFPVLEVASNKPLFGLKHYHDGRPRGPLWRGKKLIGKEALFVILGLKRFKDDEEKLRKFIKSHVLRLLKMDMIAVLTELERQEEVTLAVEVFRVFQKQDWYKPDVYLYKDLIIALAKCKKMDNAMQLWESMRKEDLFPDYQTYTEVIRGFLRHGSPADAMNIYEDMKKSPDPPEELPFRILLKGLLPHPLLRNRVKQDFEEIFPDRHVYDPPEEIFGIH from the exons ATGGCGATTCGAGCATTTTCAAGatcaaaaatcccaattttctctGCAAAAATCCTGCAAAGCCTAATCAAATCACCTATTAAAGAGTCTACAAAGTTCCAATTTCCAGTTCTAGAAGTGGCTTCGAACAAACCCCTCTTTGGTTTGAAGCATTACCACGACGGAAGGCCGAGAGGACCCCTTTGGAGAGGGAAGAAACTGATCGGGAAAGAAGCTCTCTTTGTGATATTGGGtttgaaaagattcaaagacGATGAAGAGAAGCTTCGCAAGTTCATTAAGTCACATGTGTTGAGGCTCCTGAAGATGGATATGATTGCTGTGCTCACTGAGCTTGAGCGCCAAGAGGAGGTTACACTGGCTGTTgag GTGTTTAGAGTGTTTCAAAAGCAAGACTGGTATAAGCCTGATGTCTATTTGTATAAGGACTTGATTATTGCATTAGCAAAATGCAAAAAAATGGACAATGCGATGCAATTGTGGGAAAGTATGAGAAAGGAGGATTTGTTCCCTGATTATCAAACATACACAGAAGTCATTCGGGGGTTCTTGAGACATGGGTCACCTGcagatgctatgaacatatATGAAGACATGAAGAAGTCTCCAGATCCACCAGAGGAGTTGCCATTCAGGATATTGTTGAAGGGACTTCTGCCACATCCCCTTTTGAGAAATAGAGTCAAGCAAGACTTTGAGGAGATATTTCCTGATCGGCATGTTTATGATCCTCCAGAAGAGATATTTGGCATACACTAA